The segment CTTTGTCGCTTCAATATACAAGAACATAAATTTAGCTAACAAGTTATTTATTTTTATGAATATCAGTAAAGTAATCTATAATATTTTAGGCATAATGGTATTGTATACCATTTTTCACTTTATAATCAACCTCATTTAAGAAATTAAATTTTAATTCTACTTTTTATACAAATAATCTTCTTTTAAGTTAGTTATAAATAATTGAATAATCTTTAAATTGTATGAAAAACTAATTTAAAATCCTAATTTTAAAGGGGTGTTTATATGAAAAAAACTAACTTTTCCTTTACACTATTTATTTTATTGTTTTTAATTTCTATACCTGTTAATGGCAAACTTATATCTACAGATGCACCTGTACCTCCAAAACCACTTGTTGTATTAGATTCTAATTCAACTTCTCCACTTCCAAGTTTTTTTAGAATAATCCCAGAGCTGAATATATCAGGAAGTAAACAATTTACTCCTGCTCAATTAAAAAATATTCAGAACAAAATAAATAGTAAAAATTTATATATAGTTGATTTAAGAGAAGAATCACATGGTTTTATAAATGATAATACTGCTATAAGCTTTTACCTTCCTAGGAATTATATCAATGATAACTTTAATACTCATGAAATATTAAAAAAAGAAAAATCTGATTTAGATTCTATAAAGAATACAGAAAATCTTAATATTTATGATCAAATGGGAACCTTAAAAGCAACTTTAAAACCAGATAAGGTTTTATCAGAAAAAAAACTTACTACACATAACAAAATAAACTATGTACGTCTTCCTGTAATAGATAATTATGTTCCTAGTCCCGAAATTGTAGATAAATTTATTAAACTTATTAAAGATAAACCACACAAATCACATCTACACTTTCATTGTAAAGAAGGGCAAGGGAGAACTACTATGTTTATGGCTATGTATGAAATGATGCATAATGAAAAGAATTTTACTTTAGATGAAATCTTAAAACATCAGCAAGATGCTGGTGGCATAGTTCTTACTGGAAATCCAGCACGAGCTACATTTTTAAAAAATTTCTATGATTATACTACAGAAAATAAAAAGAATAATTTCCATACTTCATATTCTCAGTGGTTAAAAAATAAAAATTCCTAGCTTCATTGTGCTAGGAATTCTTATAACTAATTTACAGCTAATTCTATGCCCATTCCTCCATTCATAGCTGAAATATCAGATAACATTTTCATTAATTTATCATTTTTTATTAGATTTTTGATTTTAGTATTATTGCCTAAGTTACCTAAAGTACTAATATTAAATTTTTGATTTTCATTAAAATGTAGGTTAACAGGATGCAAGCTTACTTCTGAATATGCTATATATGTAAATTCGTATAATTTTATTTATACTATATACCCTTTATTATAAATTTTCTAATTGTTAATATTTGGTTAATATTTAAGAATTTCTCCCATTTAATTTCTCTTATACGTTAGAATATATATATATGTTTCATTTTCTTGATACATATACAAGTATGTAAAGTCAGTATTTCACATGATATTAGCTATAGCCCATTTAACGCTATAGAAAAGCTTAATAACTTCACTAAAATTAAAGAAAAGAGGGGTTTATTATGTCACAAGTAGCACTTGCTATAAATGAAAGAGAAAACACTGACACCAATGGAAGGCTTAGAAAAAGTGGACAAGTCCCATGTATAATGTATGGAGAACATTTAGAAAAAGCAATTCCTATTAAAGTAGACTATAATCAACTAATGAAAATCTTAAAAAACAATTCCAAAGGTTCTATTTTAAAACTTCAATTAAATAATCAAACTAAAAATTGCGTTATAAAAGAAATTCAAAAAGACACTGTAACAGGAAAAATAATTCATGTGGATTTCCAAAATGTAAGTAAAGATGAAATTATAAAAATGACTATACCAATTGAATTTACTGGTATTGATAAGTTGCAAAGTAAAAGATTAATTTTAGAAACTTTTATAACTGAAATTGATATGCAAGGTAAAGTTCAAGAAATACCAGAAACAATAAAAATAGATGCTTCTAGAATGAACTTTAATAATAAATTATTTATACATGATATTAAACTGCCTGAAGGTATAAGGCTTCTATCAGATCCTAATACACTTGTAGCAGTAATAAATAGCACTGATATTTCATCTAAAGATGACGAAGAAACTGAATAATAATAGGCTCACACAATTTTGTGTGAGCCTATTTTAATCTTTAAATTCTATTAGATTTTATTTCCCATATTTCTTTAGCATATTCTTCAATGGTTCTATCACTACTGAACTTACCTGCATTTGCTATATTAATAAGACATTTTTTAGCCCATGTTAGTTTATCTCTATAAGCTTTATCTACATTATCTCTAGTCTCTATATAATCATTAAAATCTTTAAATATAAAGTAGTTATCTGGTTCATGCCAGCTAGCACCTTCAAGTAAAGATTCATGTAGCTCTTTAAAAATCCCTGTATCTCCATCATCAAAAGTTCCATCTATTAAAGTATCTACAACCCTCTTTAAGTTTTTATCCTTCTTATAATATTCCTTTGGATTATAAGAATCTTTAATTTTTTCTAACTCTTCTACTCTCGCTCCAAATATAAAATTATTTTCTTCTCCAGCTTCTTGTACAATTTCAACATTTGCACCATCATAAGTTCCAAGAGTAGGTGTTCCATTTAGCATGAATTTCATGTTTCCAGTACCTGATGCTTCTTTTCCAGCTGTAGAAATTTGTTCAGATATATCTGCTGCTGGAAACAATTTTTCTGCATAAGAAACTCTATAATTTTGAACAAAAACAACCTTTATCTTTCCTTTGATTTCACAATCATTATTGATAAGTTTTGATATTTCATTTATAAATTTAATTATAGCCTTTGCTCTTATATACCCTGGTGCAGCCTTTGCTCCAAATATAAATGTTTTTGGAACTATATTTAATTTAGGATTTTCTTTTAACTTAAAGTATAAATCCAAAATACCAAAGGCATTTAATAATTGTCTCTTATATTCATGTAGTCTCTTGATTTGAATATCAAACAAAGAATTTGGATCTATTTCTATTCCTTCATTTACTTTAATATATTCAGCTAACTCTTTTTTCTTTTCTATCTTTATATCTAAAATCCTATTTAATACTTTCTCATCATTTATATACTTTTCTAAAGCTTTTAAATCATCTAAATGCGATACCCAATTCGTATTTCCTAAAAGTTCAGTTATTAAATTCGATAATTGTCTATTGCATAAAGCTAACCATCTTCTTGGGGTAATACCATTCGTTTTATTCAAAAATCTATTTGGATAAAGTTCATACCAATCCTTTAATTCTTGATGTTTTAATATATCCGTATGAAGTTTTGCAACACCATTAGTAGCATGCGTACCATGAATAGCTAAAAAAGCCATACGAATTTTATCATCACATATAATCCTCATAGAATTAATCTTTTTATCGGTATATTTTTTCTTTTTTAATTCCTTTACAAACTCACGGTCTATTTTTTTAATTATTCCATATATTCTTGGTAATAATTTTTTATATAACTTAACATCCCATTCTTCTAGTGCCTCTCTTAATATAGTGTGATTTGTATATGCAAAAGTATTAACTACAACCTTCCAAGCTTTTGTCCATGTGAAGCCCTCATCATCTATAAGTATTTTCATAAGTTCAGGGATTGCAACTACTGGATGAGTATCATTAAGTTGAACAGCCTCATATTCACTAAACAATTCAAATTTATCTCCATGTACTCTTTTAAACCTTCTAACTATATCTTTAAGTCCTGCCGACACGAAGAAATATTGCTGTTTTAATCTTAATATTTTACCTTTTTCAGTAGAATCATTAGGATATAGTACCCTTGAAATATCTTCAGCTCTATTTTTATCTTCAACAGCCTCATCATATTCTTGTTCATTAAACAAATTAAAATCAAATTCTTTTATTGGTTCTGCTTTAAATAACCTTAGCTTATTTATATTCTTTGTTCCATATCCTATAATAGGTGTATCATATGGTACTGCCTTAACTTTTTCATCTGAAAATTCTATAATTATAGTATCTTCATCTCTACGACATGACCATGGATCTCCATATTTTAACCAATTGTCCACCTCTTCAATTTGAAAACCATCCATAAATCTTTGTTTAAACAAACCATAGCTATATCTAATTCCATACCCTGTTACCGGTAAATTTCTAGTTGCAGCTGACTCCATAAAACAAGCTGCAAGTCTACCAAGTCCACCATTACCAAGCCCAGCATCTTCTTCTACTTCTTCAATATCATTAATATCTATATTAAGTTCTTTCAAAACTTCTTTAACTTCATCACAAATACCTAAATTCATTAGATTATTTCCAAGAGCTCTACCCATTAAAAACTCTGCTGAAAAATAACTAGCTTGTTTCCCCTTTGAATATGCTTCTTGAGTTTCTGCCCAATTATCAACTATGTTTCCCATAATGGCTTTGCAAAGCGCATTATATTTTTCATAATTCTTTGCTATATCTAATGATTTCCCACAATCTATTTTTAGAATATTTTCTATAGTTAATTTTAGTTCACTAGTATTAAACATTTTGTACCTACCTTCCATACAATTTTGTGATTTCATAAACCTTTTTTCTTAGATTTTCATTTATATCTTGTTTTCTTACTCTCCACTTCCAGTTTCCACCTAATGTTGATGGAATATTCATTCTTGCTTCTGTTCCAAGGCCTAAATAATCTTGAAGCTGAGCTATTGCAAGATTACCAACAGAACTTAATGCGCCTCTTATAAATCCCCAATTATATCCTTCTTCTTTATTAAGTCTCAAATATTTTATAGCAAAGTCAACATCACTCTTTTGGGTATTTTCAAACCATCCGTTAACAGTATCATTATCATGGGTACCAGTATATACAACACAATCCTTGTTATAATTATGAGGAAGATAATCACTTTCCTCTCTAGTATCAAAAGCAAATTCTAATACCTTCATCCCTGGATATCCAGTGGCTTCTCTAAAAGCTCTAACTTCTTCAGTTAAGTATCCCAAATCTTCTGCTATAATTTCTACTTCTCCAAGTTCTTTTTTTACCATATTAAATAGCTTCATAGCAGGTCCTTTTACCCATTTACCATTTATAGCTGTCTTTTCTCCATACGGTATTTGCCAATAAGATTGAAAGCCTCTGAAATGATCTATTCTTGTTACATCATATAATTTACTATTAAATCTAATTCTCTTTATCCACCACTCATAATTTGTTTTCTCTAAATAATCCCAATCATATATTGGATTTCCCCATAACTGTCCAGTCGGTGAAAATCCGTCTGGAGGACATCCTGAAACAACTTTTGGTCTTTTATCTTCATCTAACAAAAAAATTTCACTATTAGCCCAAGTATCTGCACTATCTTCTGCAACATAAATTGGAATATCTCCAATTATCTTAATTCCATTTTTATTAGCATATTTCTTTAGTTCTCTCCATTGTTTATAAAATATAAACTGTAAGAATATATTATAATCTATTTCATCTTTAAGTTCTTTTGTAGCTTTTTTTATTGCTTCTTTTTTTCTTAACTTTATATTCTTATCCCAACCCCTCCATGATTTGAAGTTATATTTATGCTTTAAAGCCATATATAAAGCATAATCTTCTATCCAATCATAATTTTCTTCTTTAAACTTTTTTATCTCATTATTATATTTATCTTTAGAATTTTTAAAAACCTTTCTTAAAATAGGCATTTTATTTTTCTCTATTTTTTCATAATCTACTGATTCCTCTTCCCCTCCAAAATCCACATTTTCATAATCACTTTTTTCTATTAATTTATCATCATATAATAAATCTAAATCTATGAGATATGGATTTCCTGCAAACGCAGAAAATGATTGATATGGTGAGTCCCCATATCCGGTAGGACCAAGAGGTAATATCTGCCAATACTTTTGTCCTGATTTCACTAAAAAATCTACAAAATTATATGCTTCTTTTCCAAATGTACCTATTCCATAAGAACCTGGTAAAGAAGTTATGTGCATTAAAATACCACTACTTCTCTTAAACATTTCCCCTCTCCTTTATCGTTATAAATTTATTGTCTTTATGAATTTTTCTCCACAACTATCTACTATTTCAAAATTCAATTTATCTACAAACTTAAATCCATTACATTTAATATCTACATCATAATCATTTTTATTTTTTGTAATACTAATAAATATCTTTGAATAGTTTCCATTTTCAAAATCATAAGTTTTTCCATCA is part of the Clostridium botulinum genome and harbors:
- a CDS encoding fused DSP-PTPase phosphatase/NAD kinase-like protein produces the protein MKKTNFSFTLFILLFLISIPVNGKLISTDAPVPPKPLVVLDSNSTSPLPSFFRIIPELNISGSKQFTPAQLKNIQNKINSKNLYIVDLREESHGFINDNTAISFYLPRNYINDNFNTHEILKKEKSDLDSIKNTENLNIYDQMGTLKATLKPDKVLSEKKLTTHNKINYVRLPVIDNYVPSPEIVDKFIKLIKDKPHKSHLHFHCKEGQGRTTMFMAMYEMMHNEKNFTLDEILKHQQDAGGIVLTGNPARATFLKNFYDYTTENKKNNFHTSYSQWLKNKNS
- a CDS encoding glycogen/starch/alpha-glucan phosphorylase, whose product is MFNTSELKLTIENILKIDCGKSLDIAKNYEKYNALCKAIMGNIVDNWAETQEAYSKGKQASYFSAEFLMGRALGNNLMNLGICDEVKEVLKELNIDINDIEEVEEDAGLGNGGLGRLAACFMESAATRNLPVTGYGIRYSYGLFKQRFMDGFQIEEVDNWLKYGDPWSCRRDEDTIIIEFSDEKVKAVPYDTPIIGYGTKNINKLRLFKAEPIKEFDFNLFNEQEYDEAVEDKNRAEDISRVLYPNDSTEKGKILRLKQQYFFVSAGLKDIVRRFKRVHGDKFELFSEYEAVQLNDTHPVVAIPELMKILIDDEGFTWTKAWKVVVNTFAYTNHTILREALEEWDVKLYKKLLPRIYGIIKKIDREFVKELKKKKYTDKKINSMRIICDDKIRMAFLAIHGTHATNGVAKLHTDILKHQELKDWYELYPNRFLNKTNGITPRRWLALCNRQLSNLITELLGNTNWVSHLDDLKALEKYINDEKVLNRILDIKIEKKKELAEYIKVNEGIEIDPNSLFDIQIKRLHEYKRQLLNAFGILDLYFKLKENPKLNIVPKTFIFGAKAAPGYIRAKAIIKFINEISKLINNDCEIKGKIKVVFVQNYRVSYAEKLFPAADISEQISTAGKEASGTGNMKFMLNGTPTLGTYDGANVEIVQEAGEENNFIFGARVEELEKIKDSYNPKEYYKKDKNLKRVVDTLIDGTFDDGDTGIFKELHESLLEGASWHEPDNYFIFKDFNDYIETRDNVDKAYRDKLTWAKKCLINIANAGKFSSDRTIEEYAKEIWEIKSNRI
- the malQ gene encoding 4-alpha-glucanotransferase, with amino-acid sequence MFKRSSGILMHITSLPGSYGIGTFGKEAYNFVDFLVKSGQKYWQILPLGPTGYGDSPYQSFSAFAGNPYLIDLDLLYDDKLIEKSDYENVDFGGEEESVDYEKIEKNKMPILRKVFKNSKDKYNNEIKKFKEENYDWIEDYALYMALKHKYNFKSWRGWDKNIKLRKKEAIKKATKELKDEIDYNIFLQFIFYKQWRELKKYANKNGIKIIGDIPIYVAEDSADTWANSEIFLLDEDKRPKVVSGCPPDGFSPTGQLWGNPIYDWDYLEKTNYEWWIKRIRFNSKLYDVTRIDHFRGFQSYWQIPYGEKTAINGKWVKGPAMKLFNMVKKELGEVEIIAEDLGYLTEEVRAFREATGYPGMKVLEFAFDTREESDYLPHNYNKDCVVYTGTHDNDTVNGWFENTQKSDVDFAIKYLRLNKEEGYNWGFIRGALSSVGNLAIAQLQDYLGLGTEARMNIPSTLGGNWKWRVRKQDINENLRKKVYEITKLYGR
- a CDS encoding 50S ribosomal protein L25, encoding MSQVALAINERENTDTNGRLRKSGQVPCIMYGEHLEKAIPIKVDYNQLMKILKNNSKGSILKLQLNNQTKNCVIKEIQKDTVTGKIIHVDFQNVSKDEIIKMTIPIEFTGIDKLQSKRLILETFITEIDMQGKVQEIPETIKIDASRMNFNNKLFIHDIKLPEGIRLLSDPNTLVAVINSTDISSKDDEETE